From the Fulvia fulva chromosome 2, complete sequence genome, one window contains:
- a CDS encoding Aquaporin-1: MSTVPLLTMAASTALPAMPEKTVRRSEDSTRLSSEDERRRLIRNSFQSGKPMHSAPVKPSIVNKNPTPEPLRPHSSTPSARQASQWQPPPASSTGDLGLAAEIGSCNYSPNHSSMTVGQRPTHTRNASGDYAHLNDQGATSSPNKDPDSQSVFGGRPRQRASAWSQDNTSIRTTLPKYTPLANGRPPPGRPQSILSSRQNPWDVYDPDLERPSSNAGAYDPVSGTPSKSKPRKRGASFYIVRDSGGGGDGPPDEFLRLPFTDWMHNSLKNHFVAFLGEFVGTCMFLWFAFAGTIVANIGARKSAEDSTTSETVGFSPIVNLYVAVSFGFSLLVNVWVFFRVSGALFNPAVTLGMVMTKSIGYTRGFLLFIAQLLGAIFASLLVKVMFPTNFNVQTTLSDDTSVAQGVFIEMVLTAELVFTVFMLAKEKHKATYMAPIGIGMALFIAEIVGVFFTGGSLNPARSFGPCVVAGSFGSEHWVYWVGPCCGTLVAYAFYRFIKILEYEMANPGQDHNEREAEQAASMKRAESFA, from the exons ATGTCCACGGT GCCTTTACTCACGATGGCCGCCTCCACAGCGTTACCAGCAATGCCAGAGAAGACAGTGCGGCGGAGCGAAGACAGCACACGACTATCCTCTGAAGACGAGCGAAGAAGGCTCATCCGCAACTCGTTCCAGTCGGGAAAGCCGATGCACAGTGCACCAGTCAAGCCAAGCATTGTCAACAAGAACCCAACGCCGGAGCCACTCAGACCTCACTCCTCCACTCCCTCAGCGCGCCAAGCCTCACAATGGCAACCACCACCCGCATCATCAACCGGAGATCTCGGACTCGCAGCAGAGATAGGTTCTTGCAACTATTCGCCCAATCATTCCTCCATGACAGTTGGCCAGCGACCGACCCATACTCGCAACGCCTCGGGCGATTACGCCCACCTCAACGACCAAGGTGCCACATCTTCACCGAATAAAGACCCTGATTCCCAAAGCGTCTTCGGCGGCAGACCGCGCCAGCGTGCTTCAGCCTGGTCACAAGACAACACCTCCATCCGCACCACACTGCCGAAATACACCCCCCTCGCCAATGGACGCCCACCACCCGGCCGTCCACAATCGATACTCTCCTCCCGTCAGAACCCATGGGACGTCTACGACCCTGACCTCGAGCGACCCTCCAGCAACGCCGGCGCCTACGATCCTGTCTCCGGCACACCCTCCAAGTCCAAACCGCGCAAGCGAGGCGCCTCCTTCTACATCGTGCGTGATTCTGGCGGAGGAGGCGATGGGCCACCTGATGAATTTCTCCGCCTCCCGTTCACTGATTGGATGCACAACAGTCTGAAGAACCACTTCGTCGCATTTCTAGGAGAGTTCGTGGGGACGTGTATGTTTCTGTGGTTTGCGTTTGCCGGTACGATCGTTGCGAATATCGGAGCGAGGAAGAGTGCGGAGGACTCGACTACGAGTGAGACGGTGGGGTTCTCGCCAATTGTGAACCTATATGTTGCTGTGAGCTTCGGATTCAGTCTGTTGGTCAATGTGTGGGTATTCTTTCGAGTCAGTGGGGCGCT CTTCAATCCTGCTGTTACGCTCGGCATGGTCATGACGAAGAGCATTGGCTACACCAGAGGATTTCTGCTCTTCATAGCTCAGCTGCTGGGCGCGATCTTTGCCTCGTTGCTGGTCAAAGTCATGTTCCCAACGAACTTCAACGTACAGACGACTCTGTCAGACGACACCTCTGTGGCGCAGGGGGTCTTCATCGAGATGGTGTTGACCGCGGAGCTCGTCTTCACAGTCTTCATGCTGGCCAAGGAGAAGCACAAGGCAACATACATGGCGCCCATCGGTATCGGCATGGCGCTGTTTATTGCAGAGATTGTGGGAGTGTTCTTCACAGGCGGTAGCCTGAATCCGGCTAGAAGCTTCGGACCTTGCGTTGTTGCAGGCAGTTTTGGTAGCGAGCATTGGG TCTATTGGGTTGGCCCATGCTGCGGCACCCTGGTCGCGTATGCCTTCTACCGCTTCATCAAGATCCTCGAGTATGAGATGGCTAACCCTGGCCAAGATCATAATGAGCGAGAAGCTGAGCAAGCTGCATCGATGAAGCGTGCTGAATCATTCGCTTAG
- a CDS encoding Autophagy-related protein 27 has translation MVGTFTHLATLLLLPASIHAVFDCKNIRADDQSFNFAALAGPKDVNWQRKTFPSITNTTFTIDICDTLKKQKDKPKEQCPTGTRVCGIQRIYNDDGASVVQEVIPIAGEYAVSDGRHLDAKFTRLKGSESNGDSKKEGVRGELHGGMWEKKKQKAIIEFLCDADWEGTEGFGDSSKAMDVGAFSSMSKREDEKDDGEDNRELPDLDKGKALSFVRYDTDKDDVSVLRLEWKTKYACEDAAPPKKDPSNKAKGWGFFTWFLIIVFLLAASYIIFGSWLNYNRYGARGWDLIPHGDTIRDIPYIVKDWTSSMMDKTSGGGSRGGYSAV, from the coding sequence ATGGTCGGAACATTTACCCACCTGGCGACTCTGCTTCTGCTTCCAGCATCAATACACGCTGTGTTCGACTGCAAAAATATCCGTGCCGACGATCAGTCCTTCAACTTCGCCGCGTTGGCTGGTCCGAAAGACGTCAACTGGCAACGAAAGACATTCCCTTCGATCACGAACACAACATTCACCATCGACATATGCGATACGCTCAAGAAGCAAAAGGACAAGCCCAAAGAACAATGCCCCACTGGCACGCGAGTCTGTGGTATTCAGAGGATATACAACGATGATGGTGCGAGCGTGGTGCAAGAAGTGATACCGATCGCCGGAGAGTATGCGGTCAGCGACGGGAGACACCTGGACGCCAAGTTCACCAGACTAAAGGGGAGCGAGAGCAATGGCGACTCGAAGAAGGAAGGTGTAAGAGGAGAGTTGCACGGAGGCATGTGGGAAAAGAAGAAGCAAAAGGCCATCATAGAGTTTCTCTGCGATGCTGACTGGGAAGGCACTGAGGGCTTCGGAGACAGTTCTAAGGCGATGGACGTCGGAGCTTTCAGCAGCATGAGCAAGCGTGAAGACGAAAAGGACGATGGCGAGGACAATCGGGAACTGCCAGACCTGGACAAGGGCAAAGCGCTGTCGTTCGTCCGGTACGACACTGACAAGGACGACGTCAGTGTGCTGCGTCTGGAATGGAAGACCAAGTACGCTTGCGAGGATGCCGCACCACCAAAGAAAGATCCGTCGAACAAGGCTAAGGGTTGGGGTTTCTTCACGTGGTTCCTGATCATCGTCTTCCTACTCGCAGCTTCGTACATCATCTTCGGATCATGGTTAAACTACAACCGATACGGTGCGCGTGGCTGGGATCTGATACCACATGGCGACACGATTCGCGATATTCCCTACATCGTCAAAGACTGGACGAGCAGCATGATGGATAAGACAAGTGGCGGAGGATCACGCGGGGGTTATTCTGCGGTGTAA